One region of Salvia miltiorrhiza cultivar Shanhuang (shh) chromosome 3, IMPLAD_Smil_shh, whole genome shotgun sequence genomic DNA includes:
- the LOC131014408 gene encoding ALA-interacting subunit 3-like isoform X1, with translation MSFSDGASKSSSKSSTKPTYSRFTQQELPACKPILTPALVMTTFIVIGIAFIPIGLSHLSASEKVVELVDQYDEVCIPADSSDRDAAYKKRIGYIQDDKTDKTCVRTLIVPKKMKQPIFVYYQLDQFYQNHRRYVKSRNDEQYRDPSASAQTSSCEPEAQLSENQPIVPCGLIAWSLFNDTYTLSRNDIALPINKKYIAWESDRTHKFGDNVYPKNFQNRSLIGGGKLIENIPLNQQEDLLVWMRTAALPNFRKLYGRIETDLEVNEVIKVVIQNNYNTYSFNGKKKLVISTTTWIGGKNDFLGMVYIIVGGVCLLIALVFIIVYLIKPRPLGDPSYLSWNKNPASVQ, from the exons ATGAGCTTTTCAGATGGAGCTTCTAAATCGTCTTCCAAGAGTTCGACGAAGCCCACTT ATTCTAGGTTTACTCAACAAGAACTTCCTGCCTGCAAACCAATCTTAACTCCTGCATTG GTTATGACAACTTTCATTGTTATTGGCATAGCTTTCATACCGATTGGCCTTTCCCACTTGTCTGCTTCAGAGAAA GTTGTTGAACTCGTGGACCAGTACGACGAGGTCTGCATTCCTGCGGATTCTTCGGATCGTGATGCTGCATATAAGAAGAGGATAGGATACATCCAAGATGATAAGACGGACAAAACCTGCGTCAGGACTTTGATT GTTCCCAAGAAGATGAAGCAACCTATTTTTGTGTACTATCAGCTTGATCAGTTCTACCAAAACCATCGCCG TTATGTGAAAAGCCGGAATGATGAACAGTACAGGGATCCCTCGGCTAGTGCCCAAACTAGCAGTTGTGAACCAGAAGCACAACTTAGTGAAAACCAGCCTATTGTCCCTTGTGGCCTCATTGCTTGGAGTTTGTTCAACGATACATATACTCTGTCGAGAAATGACATTGCCCTACcaattaacaaaaaatatatagcaTGGGAAAGCGACAGAACCCATAAATTTGGAGATAATGTCTATCCTAAGAATTTTCAAAACCGAAGCTTGATTGGCGGTGGAAAGCTTATTGAGAACATTCCT CTGAACCAGCAGGAGGACCTTCTTGTTTGGATGAGAACTGCAGCATTACCCAATTTCAGAAAATTATACGGCAGAATAGAAACTGACCTTGAAGTTAATGAAGTTATAAAAGTAGTGATACAGAACAATTACAATACTTACAGTTTCAATGGCAAAAAGAAGTTGGTGATTTCTACCACAACCTGGATTGGTGGCAAGAATGATTTCCTGGGCATGGTTTATATCATTGTTGGTGGAGTTTGTCTGCTCATTGccttagtttttataattgtcTATCTCATCAAACCAAG GCCTCTAGGCGATCCATCCTACCTATCCTGGAATAAAAATCCGGCTTCCGTGCAATAG
- the LOC131014408 gene encoding ALA-interacting subunit 3-like isoform X2, with product MKQPIFVYYQLDQFYQNHRRYVKSRNDEQYRDPSASAQTSSCEPEAQLSENQPIVPCGLIAWSLFNDTYTLSRNDIALPINKKYIAWESDRTHKFGDNVYPKNFQNRSLIGGGKLIENIPLNQQEDLLVWMRTAALPNFRKLYGRIETDLEVNEVIKVVIQNNYNTYSFNGKKKLVISTTTWIGGKNDFLGMVYIIVGGVCLLIALVFIIVYLIKPRPLGDPSYLSWNKNPASVQ from the exons ATGAAGCAACCTATTTTTGTGTACTATCAGCTTGATCAGTTCTACCAAAACCATCGCCG TTATGTGAAAAGCCGGAATGATGAACAGTACAGGGATCCCTCGGCTAGTGCCCAAACTAGCAGTTGTGAACCAGAAGCACAACTTAGTGAAAACCAGCCTATTGTCCCTTGTGGCCTCATTGCTTGGAGTTTGTTCAACGATACATATACTCTGTCGAGAAATGACATTGCCCTACcaattaacaaaaaatatatagcaTGGGAAAGCGACAGAACCCATAAATTTGGAGATAATGTCTATCCTAAGAATTTTCAAAACCGAAGCTTGATTGGCGGTGGAAAGCTTATTGAGAACATTCCT CTGAACCAGCAGGAGGACCTTCTTGTTTGGATGAGAACTGCAGCATTACCCAATTTCAGAAAATTATACGGCAGAATAGAAACTGACCTTGAAGTTAATGAAGTTATAAAAGTAGTGATACAGAACAATTACAATACTTACAGTTTCAATGGCAAAAAGAAGTTGGTGATTTCTACCACAACCTGGATTGGTGGCAAGAATGATTTCCTGGGCATGGTTTATATCATTGTTGGTGGAGTTTGTCTGCTCATTGccttagtttttataattgtcTATCTCATCAAACCAAG GCCTCTAGGCGATCCATCCTACCTATCCTGGAATAAAAATCCGGCTTCCGTGCAATAG